The Pungitius pungitius chromosome 10, fPunPun2.1, whole genome shotgun sequence DNA window GCACAGTGGAGAGGGGTGAGGGGAAtgagagaaaaatacaacaGGAAAATGATGTGGATGTTCTTCAGAGTCCACATCCGACTTAAGAGACTCCTCCTGTCTGTTGTTGAAATACATCAATAGTGTCCTCATCCTCCATTTCCAGCTGAAACGAACAAAACATATATTGTTCTACAGAAAATCACAAAATGTTTACCCTCCGAGTAGAGCTGGGTATAGAGCATCTAATACTTTTTTAGAACCAACAGCAGTCAAGTGTCTTTAACAGCGCTCTGATATGATACTTGTACTATCTTGGGCAAGTATAAAATTCTAAGAAACCTTAAATTGACAACCTTGTTCAAAGTTGGTTTCACACAAAAACGATTTTTTACGTTAATGGTCTGGATGCCAACTGCATGTTCTTTTAAACATGTGTACGCCACTTTGCAAAACTTGTGTGCTTTCTTGTCAAAGTTGTCtctaaaataaaagttatgCTTAGAACGGTTAACATTCAGCCTCAACCTGTtcagatgaaacaaaaaaacccttCCAGTGCCATTGAAGTTCACTAATAAACACTTGTATATAcactcaaatgtaaaaaatattatttaaaataccTAATATTTTAAGTGTGATATGTATGACCGATTTGCAGTGTACAAAAGGTCCATAAGAAACattacccatttaaagtttgaaatAATATACATCAACAAGCCTGACCAAAAAATGACTGAGATGTCAAATATATGTTCAATACTTATAAAGTGATTACACTACTCAGGTCAAGGTTTACAAACCTGTGAAGGTGTGTCCGTTTCATTAATGGGCTGTCCGTCAAACCTAAAACGTATCTGGCGAATTGACAGTCCCTGTGAAAGACATGGCAGGCAGAAATAACATTTAAGTGAGACTTTGTACAGTTAGATACCAATAAACAGGGTTTATTTGTTCAAATCAGGTGGAGCAAGGTCAAAAGTTTATTGTTATCACAGGAAAATACATGCTTAGGTTGCAGTCTTTCAGAATCGCGTTACCTGTCTTTCGCAGTATGCCTTCATTAGTTTGCTGAGTGGAGTATGCCTTTTGATTTTGAACTGTACAACTGACCCATCCTGACCAGCCACCTTGAGGTTAATGTGGTCGTTTTCTGTCTTCACTCCCTCCTGCAACGAAAACACTCATCAGTGGAAGCGACACACCTTCATTACCATGTTATTTGCATACGTTTGATGCAAACGAAAAAAGGTAGATGGTTGCAAGTACAAGAGAGTGCATGGTGTCACATATTCATCAGACATTAGGTTTTACATGCGAGGTGGCCAATCGGTGAGAGGACACTTAAACATAGCCTGTGCAGGATGTAGCCGGCTCCTTCCTGAAAGGCCTGGTCCCACAGCGGCGATGCGAGTGAAAGCGGACTCTCATATGGCGAATATGTCATGACTACAAACAAGTCATTCCAGCTGACGGCACGATATATCCCCCActtacaaaatgtaatgcattaaACGATGTGCTCTCAAGATCTGAACTCACGAAAAGCAACCACACATCAGGTCATCGCAAGCAGTTCTGAACAGAGTTTATTGGAACACCAGTGGCCGGCAGAATGACGTCCATCTGCAGCTAACGGCTAGCTTAACTAGCCAGCTAATGTCCGTTAGCAACCTTGACGGTTAACGTAGACTAAGAAAGACACGACTAGTCCGTAGGGCGGGCTTCGCCGTCCAAACACACCGCGCATCCCTCTTGGGTTCTCCAGTTGGTTAGCATAGCAAGCTAAGACATGCACAAACTGGCGCAGAAAGCCACAACGGCgcaaatgaatggaaaaacacaaatttagCATTTCATTGAAAATCTCCGATGCCGATAATTCAAAGGTTAACCAGGTATGAGCTAGCAGTAGCGGTGTTTGTTTTCGTGGCAGTCTGCAAACCAAAAACATGCGTCTAAAAAGAAAACGATTCGCAAATTGGTCAACCTTTGTCTTCTCCGCCGACCCGCTCAAAATGCGGTAACTGTAGCTTGGAAGCACGGCTAGCTTAGCAGAACATGCTAGCAGATGTTAACTTGCAGCTAGCACCATTAGCAACTAACGTGTACAAAATGTGGTTTCGAATAAACTCCGTAACATTACTGACCTTTGGCTTTTCTTCAGACATTGCGCTATTCTTTCTGGGATGTATTAACAACGCAGAGACAGACTTTTTGCGGCGAAGCGGGTTATCGGTTTCTCCGGCGTTTCGCTTGAACCAGGAGCGCGCACAGAACTTTAAAATACAATTCGACGAAATTGGTCACGTGGTCCACCTTTCCTCGGGGCCGCGGATACATGAACGCGCAACCTAATTTGCGCATCCCCGAGACCTAGGTGAAACAAAAGGGCCGCCCGGCAAAGCCAGACTTGAGTACAGACCGGCGGCCGGCCGCCACCAACATTGAACGGAAGTCGCAGTGAGAGTTATGAACCACAACATAAATTTAAttagaaaaaaggcaaaattgtttcttattatttcttGTAATTTTGTATTCCACATTGTCAGAACTAGTCTCTCACTTACTTATAAAACATTACTCATACGTTGTGGACAtggcctgaaaaacaaaaattctGGATTTACATCCATAGAATATGAggccttttatatttttctttgaaataCAGAAAATTATTCTGCGAAACTGTTACATGCATTGAGTCACTCCTTTTCTGGTATGGGATCGATCAAGGAAGATTCGGTGGAAGCGCACAGATAACATTGATTTAATCATGAGGAATCCATACCGCCTCTCAATTGCAAATAGCTTCTTTTTCCTCACTTATttctatatttgtgttttgggaGGATTACCAATTGAGGTCAATGGGGAAATTGTAAATTGATGAACTAAAGTCACAAAAAAATCGGTTTCATTTGATCTGTAAATGgtcacaatttatttttacaaaagcGGCAAAACATATAATCTCTCACATTTAGTTCCATTTGTATTATCCAGGAAAGTtcataaaaaagcaaaaagcgtTAAATTTGTTATGTGttataaatgaactttttatataaaaataaatgatgtacttGAGACATGAATGAACATCAGTAAAATGGTGTGTGTTACTGATATAGTATGACAACAATCCTgcaagttttaaaagaagcccCACAAACTCTTATCCAGTATTGAGTTATATACATTTAGAAATAGTGCATTTTATAATAAATCCATGGTGAAAAATTTGTTTTGACAGATTTGCAACAAGTTTCTTGtgctgacagaaaaaaagagttaacTGAACACATTGTACTATAATCATTCATAGTGAAATATGAATCTGGTATAACAACAGAGAACAAAGTGTATGGAATACAAAACACTAGGTGAACAGAACATGTTTACATGTATTAGtgcatttggtgttttttgcaGGCATGAAATCAAATGATCTGTTTCTTATTTGCTACATATGTATTTCAATGTCACTGGCATCAGTAAAATCTTCTTAAGGAATTTACTTATGGCATCACGGCGAAAATCCTTCTCAATGATTGTTCATACGAGCGTATGGATTATCCTTTGCCATACctgtacaaaacaaaaagaacaaatctTATAACATTGTATTGCTACAAGCAGGGCAAGCGTGTTACTGgagtagaaataaaaaatatacaattatttGACTGGATCCATGCATTTAAATAGTGGGTTCAAAACAAGGAAATCACTCTTTCTAAAATCCTTGTCTTTCAACAACCAATGAAAGCAATAAGCATCAGACTTGCATGTGTTTTTCAGTAGATGGCGCTGCTTGATCAAAATTCCTGTTATTATTTTGACTCTCTTTTGACTCTCTTGTATTCATTTTGCAACTCTTTTATCACTGTGCATGTGAGCGAAGCTTTtggaaaaaagtatttttgataTTCCAGCTTTTACATCCCACtcaaaacacacaaccaagCTATTGGTCTCACCGTATTTCTGCCTGATTTCATCGTGTCTCATCTGCATTTCTGTTCTCCTGGGAGGgacgaaacaaagacaaattgtTGGACAACAGAGAACACTGGACACACTCAGGCCCAAAGGGTTTGAATTCCTCGAAGATTGACACAAAGTACTGCTGTAATAAACTGATGGTAAATACCACAAAAcctattttatattttacaaatctGCAAattgaacatatatatattaacaagCTGGTGTGGACAGTTTGTAATAGGTGCTTTACGAGACGCCCTCTTATGTTATTTCATGGTTAATGTTATATTAATACTTTATGAAAGGAATAGAGGTTTGTAGTttgtttacataaatatatattcattctTAAcctacaaatatatatatatatatatatatatatatagatagatagttAAATATCGCCAACGGTTTCTTACTTCACATTCTGACGGCTCTTCCTCGCACGGGTTTGCCGCTCCACCTTAGCGTCTTCTCTCTTACTCCTAGAACATAGTTATTTACAATTATTCATAATTTTCTTTTAGCCACATGCAACATAAGTTAATCAGTCTCATAGAAgaagaatataatatatatctatactATTTTTATATTCACACATATTTTAGAAGAGACCAGACTCcggctaaataataataataagatcaCTGTTGCCATTTTACCAGCTAAGCTGCAGTTAAATATTCTGTCAGGCTTTTGGAGACGGCGGTCTCAGCCCGGCGttgaacaaaaacaactctTTGTGTTGCCCGTCCACCTCCTTCCATCTTAAACCAGATTTCACAGCCAACACCACGTGATTTGAGTCTCACCCAATTCTTTCACActtgcagcagcagaagcagcaaacGAGAATGCCGATGATAAAGATGCCACCCAGCACTGACATGGTGATGATCAAAATCTGGAAGTTCACTGGAATAAAAAAGGCAGATAGAGGGAATAAAAAAATTGAGAAAATGACTCAACGATGAGCCCTGCGTCATATTACAAATCCTATCCTATCCCACTTTTACCCCTTTAGACGCTAACAATAGGTAGTCTTAGAATTCTAGAATTCAAGTCTTAGTAAACCAAATGTTGTCAAAAGGAATGACAAATAAACCAGGATGTGAGAGCTGAGATCTGGTCGGTCTTACCCCAACACAACCCCCATCGTGCGTCATTCAACGGACACACACTCCTGGGGGGCAAGATGTTCCTCACTGGATAGTCAATGCATTGTTTGGTCGGTGCGCACCACAAACACTAGAGCGAAAACAGCAGCAAGAACTGGGTTTAGTATTGTTACTTATAGTAATACACCAATACAAAAAATTTATCCAGTAACTATTTCACTTACGGTCACATTCTGCAGGCATTCAGCACAACTGGTGTTGGACCTCAAGGCACAAGGAGCTGAAATGGtgttaaaaacagtgtgttATATGATTATATGACATACCTTCCCCCTTTGTATTTTCTAAGTTCAAGCTGTTGACTTTATGCCTATAGTGACAAATCCTTAATAGAGTTTACAGTTATTAAGACGCACTGTGCACCAATAAAAACTAGGGTAAGATTTTTTTACCATCATCATACAATGAAACTCTGGTCAGTGAAGAACTTTTCtgtggtcacgtgaccaccTCCTGACCTAACTGGTAATACCAAACAAAGCTCCACAGATAaagctgattaaaaaaacacacacacacacacgcatatactTACTCGGAGCTGGAGAAGAAGTCGGTGTTTGCGCCTTTGCGGTCATTAAAACGAAGGCTAAAACAAAGAGTGAAGCTTTGTAAAGTCCGGCCATGGTGAGACGAGCGCGAGCCGCAGCATACAGGGAGGAACCGCTCAAACTAACGTTACTATGGCGGTGACGTCACGGACTCGTGACGCTGGTGTCacgagagaagggagaaaaagtCAAACGTCTTACACCAAATACGTGGTGAGAGAGAGGCcatcaatgtattacaaaataaataaagtaaaacagtATTTTAATGATTTGATTCCTGATCAGATAGACATTTTTTATCCTTTAACAACATAAAGTGGTTCCTTTTACAGCAGGACACATTTTGCATTGTAAGGGAATTACCGACAAGTAGTTGTGAAAtcccttgttttgttttagatAGCTGACTATGCACTTTTGCAGACAACCGTTAACATTAGAGGAATCTGGACTTTTGTTAATGTCCCTTTTTAACTTATTGACAGACTTGATGGCTTGTTGGAAAAGGACATCCACACCCCTTTTTATATAATTCGTTGTAGGGGCTACAATTTTTTTCTGGATCTCTAAAACATCAGTATTTATTGACTTTTTTAAAAGGTTCCTTATCAATCATCTGGGAGTTTTTCCCCTTGCAATTAATCCAGATCATTTGAGTTCAGTAAAAACAAGAGCCCCGATGTTCAATATCCAGTCCATTCCAACATGTTTATGTAGAATCTAAAAGGACACATATAAACTCTAACATATTATTTATCCTGTTCCACTGTAACCATGTCAAAGGAGTTCTCCACGGATCGAGTATGTAACTCAAATAAAGCTTAATCGGGGTATTGAATGGGTTTGACTGCAAGGTCAATTGTTTCCCCCTCAGACATGACAATGAGACAGtaataacaaacacaaactactttttcaaatacaataatttattagaGCATCTTTAAATTCtgatataaaacattttcaaggaTTTTCCGTCCTCAAAACAATCAGAAATCTCCGAAATACAGTCATCGTCAAATGGCAAGATGAGTCTCTGGTGTGGCCGCCGGCAGCTGACCAGATCGCCTAAGTACGATTGGAGAGCGATGGAAGACAGTGATGCGAAGTGAGGTAAATGCTAAGCTCAATACGTTCGGATCATACTCTTATCATGAACTATACAGCCTGTAAGTCAACTGGCATAGGcatccattgtgtttgtttacattggATGAGGGAAATATCCTATCAGATCAACAAAGGGAATTGAGTTCAGTGTTGAGGGTAACACACTTTGCTTATTTTATGTTGACAAAAGCTCAGAAACGGCACAAAATGGAGAAAATCAATAGTAAGTCATGAACACACTTTCTGAATCTACATTGCTGtgtcaaaaaatgcaaaaaataatagaaagtcCAAAGTATAAGGACAAATGCATCAATACTTTTCCAGCACTCTGAAccctttcagcttttttttccaatccaTTGATACTTGTATGAATAAATACCCCACCCTTACAAGGCCTTTGACATCACTGAGAAAAACACAGTCtttatacacagacacacagaacaaGCACTATCCCGCTTGTTTCTAAAAACACAACTTCCGACACACTCAAGTCACAATACAGGTTCTAGATGAAACAGCTCAACGCAAAGTATTTGTTCTGGAAGAGAACTATATTCTGGTTGGATCGATTTTCAGCAATTGTGCATTTTGAGGAAATACTTGACTGCGGTGATTATTGACAGTGCATCTCCACTGATGCAGTGGTTATTCatgttgaattttcttttttaaaaggtaGGGAAACACGTGTGCAGCAAATACACCAGTGGAGGCCATAATTACCACTGACCAGTACACTCGACACCGCCAAATTTATGTTCCATCCCTGGAAGGCATACAAACTGAATATTTGAATCCAGAATATCTGAAATAAATAAGGCAAGAGGAGGTGTATCTCCCCTGGACAGTTGCAGTACACAGAAACCTGAGGGAATCTCCATTAAGGAGAACATTCATTACAACAGGGCACAAAATCTGCAGGAGAAACACTTGCTGACAAAGGGTGACAACTGGGTTGGTTGTCACTGTCACAAATTCATATTTCTAGTTTGGAACCATGTTCaaggaaaatatacatttttggaaatgaaaAAGTCCCAATTCAGATATTCAATAAATATCTGAATGAAATTCGAGACGGGGTCTAATTTTCTTGGGTATTTAGCTGAAGAAATCCACGAAAAGATGAGAAAAATAGATTTCAAGTAAGATGTGACATATGAGCAGTGTAAGTAATGAGACTGCAGGCAGGGCAGCAACAATTTGGACGACTGTGAAGCTTAAAATGGTTCAAATGCTTAATTCCCCCTTTTGTCattttcttgtgtctctcttGAAAGGAATCTTTCTGAATGGAGTTGGTCTGCGTTGCTAAGCAGCCAGTTAAATGCTCTCAAAAACAATCTCTGCGGAGgggatttgttcattttgccaTTTCCACATCTCCTCTCCATTCTTGCTTGTTATCTGTCTGCTCTGCTGTGGTCGAGCACATGTTGAGTCCCGTGAGTCAGTCACCGGATCCAGTTGGTTCCATAGCTGGACACGGACTTCACGCTGCAGCGCTTCTTCACGATCATGTTTATGTAGGCTTTCATGATCTTCGTGATCTCGCCAACCTGCCGATGCACAGATGAAACACACGGTCAGctgacattaaaaacacacacgggTCTGACATGGCACAGCGAAGGTCACGCACCTGGGGCGTTTCGAAGAGCATCTCTCTCTCGTCCACGGTGATCTTGTAGGTGCAGGGCTGCGGAGCGCCAAAGAAAATGATGTGCTCATATGGGAAGGTCTCCAGAGGCTTGGGCTCCCCTCTC harbors:
- the sumo3b gene encoding small ubiquitin-related modifier 3 → MSEEKPKEGVKTENDHINLKVAGQDGSVVQFKIKRHTPLSKLMKAYCERQGLSIRQIRFRFDGQPINETDTPSQLEMEDEDTIDVFQQQTGGVS
- the pttg1ipb gene encoding PTTG1 interacting protein b translates to MAGLYKASLFVLAFVLMTAKAQTPTSSPAPTPCALRSNTSCAECLQNVTCLWCAPTKQCIDYPVRNILPPRSVCPLNDARWGLCWVNFQILIITMSVLGGIFIIGILVCCFCCCKCERIGSKREDAKVERQTRARKSRQNVKRTEMQMRHDEIRQKYGMAKDNPYARMNNH